The following coding sequences lie in one Myxococcus xanthus genomic window:
- a CDS encoding phage tail sheath protein — protein sequence MRRLTFEVTERVAPTAPERMDVALFVGFVRRRPGASVPTALSRYLFEQGWMTAPTLRVDPNDPQAPLTDVPLPFESFAAFERLFDWRARTGTAPDEFTALGAAVQAFFVQGGRKCYVVRMADPLTPGAERATRLGRLNLLLPGSRLPAPPGMEHSASAVDRTTWHGAAHLFGLQDVSFLCLPDLPELVADAPEPLPIPRLPPAGAPGFVECATHGAATGSEWKTPERAAPRCGLTAYLDWAAFLAVVAELLRDRRLRETHLVAALPLPSTSLVFDTPAGKRAATQDLGAFLHASGVLTPFQSAFIQLAYPWLRTASSEGLPERLAAPDGTLTGVLARNALLRGTFRSALGLGLAEVREVFPIPTRLDQEPREPGSPLRALGERVTLLGPTPRGMQVLSDVTSSQRVSHRQAPVSRLISSVLRAARQLGADLTFSPSNEDTWLALRYRMESVLGRFFAEGALRGATPREAFSVRCDRTTMTQDDLDNGRLIALVELAPAAAIERVHVLLSALEGDVSLQQEEAA from the coding sequence ATGCGGCGACTGACCTTCGAAGTCACAGAGCGCGTGGCGCCCACCGCGCCCGAGCGGATGGACGTGGCCCTCTTCGTGGGCTTCGTCCGCCGCCGCCCGGGCGCGTCCGTGCCCACCGCGCTGTCGCGCTACCTGTTCGAGCAGGGGTGGATGACCGCCCCCACGCTCCGCGTGGACCCCAACGACCCGCAGGCCCCGCTCACCGACGTCCCCCTGCCCTTCGAGAGCTTCGCCGCCTTCGAGCGACTCTTCGACTGGCGAGCCCGCACCGGAACCGCTCCCGACGAGTTCACCGCCCTGGGAGCGGCGGTGCAGGCCTTCTTCGTCCAGGGCGGGCGCAAGTGCTACGTGGTGCGCATGGCGGACCCGCTCACTCCAGGGGCGGAACGCGCCACGCGGCTCGGGCGGCTGAACCTGCTGCTGCCGGGAAGCAGACTGCCGGCGCCTCCCGGCATGGAGCACTCCGCCTCCGCCGTGGACCGCACGACGTGGCACGGCGCGGCCCACCTGTTCGGCCTGCAGGACGTGTCCTTCCTCTGCCTTCCAGACCTGCCGGAGCTGGTGGCGGATGCGCCCGAGCCACTCCCCATCCCCCGCCTTCCACCCGCAGGCGCCCCCGGGTTCGTGGAATGCGCCACGCATGGCGCGGCCACCGGGTCCGAGTGGAAGACACCGGAGCGCGCGGCGCCTCGCTGCGGACTCACCGCCTACCTGGACTGGGCGGCCTTCCTCGCCGTAGTGGCCGAACTCCTCCGCGACAGGCGCCTGCGGGAGACGCACCTGGTCGCGGCGCTGCCGCTGCCCTCGACAAGCCTGGTCTTCGATACTCCCGCGGGCAAGCGCGCCGCGACGCAGGACCTGGGCGCGTTCCTCCATGCCAGCGGAGTGCTCACCCCATTCCAGAGCGCGTTCATCCAGCTCGCCTATCCGTGGCTGCGGACCGCGTCCTCGGAGGGACTTCCGGAGCGGCTGGCGGCCCCTGACGGGACGCTGACGGGGGTGCTGGCACGCAACGCACTGCTCCGCGGCACCTTCCGAAGCGCCCTGGGACTGGGGCTCGCGGAGGTACGGGAGGTCTTCCCAATCCCAACACGCCTGGACCAGGAACCGCGCGAGCCGGGTTCGCCGCTGCGCGCACTGGGCGAGCGCGTCACGTTGCTGGGGCCCACGCCCCGCGGGATGCAGGTGTTGTCCGACGTGACGTCCAGCCAGAGGGTCAGCCACCGTCAGGCTCCCGTGAGCCGGCTCATCTCCTCGGTGCTGCGCGCGGCGAGGCAACTCGGCGCGGACCTGACGTTTTCACCTTCCAACGAGGACACCTGGTTGGCGCTGCGCTACCGGATGGAGTCCGTGCTCGGCCGGTTCTTCGCGGAGGGCGCACTGCGAGGAGCGACGCCGCGCGAGGCGTTCTCCGTGCGGTGTGACCGGACGACCATGACGCAGGACGACCTCGATAACGGGCGGCTCATCGCGCTGGTGGAGCTGGCTCCCGCGGCGGCAATCGAACGGGTGCACGTCCTTCTCTCCGCGTTGGAGGGCGACGTGTCGCTCCAGCAGGAGGAAGCCGCATGA
- a CDS encoding phage tail protein: protein MSGDLWPLHTFRFELTFQPEPLSGSGPEEAPVDGAFSECTGLEATMEPKAIRVGGHNLGAVQRAGPVSFGTVVLKRGLSSGERLARWFMRVTGGDYGYRCTVRIRLKAPSEDGGTQTVLTYKLERAMPVKFKAADFNARATDVGIEELHLVHEGLSLED, encoded by the coding sequence ATGAGCGGAGACCTCTGGCCCCTGCACACCTTCCGTTTCGAACTCACATTCCAGCCCGAGCCGCTGTCGGGCAGTGGCCCGGAAGAGGCTCCCGTGGACGGGGCCTTCTCCGAGTGCACGGGTCTGGAAGCCACCATGGAGCCCAAGGCCATTCGCGTGGGCGGCCACAACCTGGGCGCCGTGCAGCGCGCCGGGCCGGTGAGCTTTGGCACCGTGGTGCTCAAGCGAGGCCTCTCGTCGGGCGAGCGGCTGGCTCGCTGGTTCATGCGGGTGACGGGCGGCGACTACGGGTACCGGTGCACCGTGCGAATCCGCCTCAAGGCCCCGTCGGAGGACGGAGGGACCCAGACGGTGCTCACCTACAAGCTGGAGCGCGCCATGCCGGTGAAGTTCAAGGCGGCCGACTTCAACGCCCGCGCGACGGACGTCGGTATCGAAGAGCTGCACCTCGTGCACGAAGGACTCTCCCTCGAGGACTAG